A single region of the Serinus canaria isolate serCan28SL12 chromosome 1, serCan2020, whole genome shotgun sequence genome encodes:
- the SIK1 gene encoding serine/threonine-protein kinase SIK1 encodes MVIMSEFASAPSAAHGQQRPLRVGFYDIERTLGKGNFAVVKLARHRVTKTQVAIKIIDKTRLDPSNLEKIYREVQIMKLLNHPHIIKLYQVMETKDMLYIVTEFAKNGEMFDHLTSNGHLSESEARKKFWQILSAVEYCHSHHIVHRDLKTENLLLDANMNIKLADFGFGNFYKSGEPLSTWCGSPPYAAPEVFEGKEYEGPHLDIWSLGVVLYVLVCGSLPFDGPNLPTLRQRVLEGRFRIPYFMSEDCETLIRRMLVVDPTKRITISQIKQHKWMQADPSLQQQQSLSFSMQNYNSNLGDYNEQVLGIMQTLGIDRQRTVESLQNSSYNHFAAIYYLLLERLKEYRSSQVSTRPAAGRQPRPRSSEITSAEMPQDTLTSETLRSSLLYQQPQSLIQPSLQAEMDCDISNPLQPVFFPVDTNFNGLFRNRSISPNSLLETTISEEVRQEKELEDEIKAYEHPICIPSNTSRRHTLAEVTTHFYQHVPPCIVISSSASPTEGTSSDSCLTSSSNDSSVALSSCLAGQVMTGSPATARMTSPFLASQSDAPVLQVQGCMGGASLLPVSFQEGRRASDTSLTQGLKAFRQQLRKNARAKGFLGLNKIKGFARQVCQSSSSSRAARSAMSPFQHTQPNTCMYSSSGSSREGRSLLEEVLQQQRMLQFQHHQLLQTACPQTSQTPAASSIPSSDGTCKASNSILLSELQRENSFELAFAGSSQLLQPHFFGLSVSPVSSAAHLLDTHLYISGSSSAAPLAAPFSQQQSFSTPSPSYDAVTLQHGDCEMEDLTSSQLGKFVLVK; translated from the exons ATGGTGATCATGTCGGAGTTCGCCTCGGCGCCCTCGGCCGCGCACGGCCAGCAGCGGCCCCTGCGAGTCGGCTTCTACGACATCGAGAGGACCCTGGGGAAAGGCAACTTCGCCGTGGTCAAGCTGGCCCGGCACAGAGTGACCAAGACGCAG gttgcaataaaaataatagataAAACAAGGTTAGACCCGAGCAATCTGGAGAAGATTTATAGAGAAGTTCAGATAATGAAGCTTTTGAATCATCCCCACATTATCAAGCTATATCAG GTTATGGAGACAAAGGATATGCTGTACATTGTTACTGAGTTTGCAAAGAATGGAGAAATGTTTG ATCACCTGACCTCCAATGGGCACTTGAGCGAGAGTGAAGCACGGAAGAAGTTCTGGCAGATTCTCTCAGCAGTGGAATATTGTCACAGCCACCACATCGTGCACAGGGATCTCAAAACAGAGAACCTCCTGCTGGATGCTAATATGAATATCAAATTAGCAG ACTTTGGCTTTGGAAACTTTTACAAGTCGGGAGAGCCCCTCTCCACTTGGTGTGGAAGCCCACCCTATGCAGCTCCAGAAGTTTTCGAAGGCAAAGAATATGAAGGACCTCACCTGGATATATGG AGCCTTGGGGTGGTTCTGTACGTCCTTGTCTGCGGTTCTCTGCCTTTTGATGGACCCAATTTACCAACTCTGAGGCAAAGAGTGCTGGAGGGGCGGTTCCGCATCCCCTACTTCATGTCCGAAG ACTGTGAAACACTAATCCGACGGATGCTGGTTGTGGACCCAACCAAGCGGATAACCATCTCCCAGATCAAGCAGCACAAGTGGATGCAGGCTGACCcctcccttcagcagcagcagtccttGTCCTTCTCCATGCAAAACTACAACTCCAACCTGGGTGACTACAATGAGCAGGTCCTTGGGATCATGCAAACCCTTGGCATCGACAGGCAGAGGACTGTAGAG TCCCTGCAGAACAGCAGCTACAACCATTTTGCTGCCATTTATTACCTGCTCCTGGAGCGCCTCAAGGAGTACCGGAGCAGCCAGGTGTCCACTCGGCCAGCAGCCGGCCGGCAGCCGCGGCCCCGGAGCTCCGAGATCACCAGTGCTGAG ATGCCTCAGGACACTCTCACCAGTGAAACCCTGCGATCATCTCTGCTTTACCAGCAACCTCAGAGCCTGATTCAGCCATCCTTGCAGGCAGAAATGGACTGTGACATAAGCAATCCATTACAG CCTGTGTTCTTCCCTGTGGATACCAACTTCAACGGGCTCTTCCGGAACCGCTCCATCTCCCCAAACAGCCTGCTGGAGACCACCATCAGTGAGGAAGTGAGGcaagagaaggagctggaagatGAAATTAAGGCATATGAACACCCCATCTGCATCCCTAGCAACACCAGCAGAAGGCACACCCTGGCAGAAGTGACCACCCATTTCTATCAGCATGTCCCTCCAT GTATAGTCatttcctcctctgccagccccacagagggAACTAGCTCAGACAGCTGCCTTACTTCATCTTCAAATGACAGCTCAGTGGCCCTGAGCAGCTGTTTGGCAGGTCAAGTAATGACGGGGAGCCCGGCCACAGCGAGGATGACGTCGCCTTTCCTCGCTTCCCAGTCTGACGCTCCTGTGTTACAAGTCCAGGGCTGCATGGGAGGTgcttctctcctgcctgtcaGCTTCCAAGAAGGAAGGCGAGCATCTGATACCTCATTAACTCAAG GCTTGAAGGCTTTTAGGCAGCAGCTGCGGAAGAACGCTCGAGCCAAGGGGTTCCTCGGCTTGAATAAAATCAAAGGCTTTGCTCGGCAGGTGTGTcagtcctcctcctcctctcggGCAGCAAGGAGTGCCATGAGCCCTTTCCAGCACACGCAGCCCAACACCTGCATGTACAGCAGCAGcgggagcagcagagaggggagaagCCTCCtggaggaggtgctgcagcagcagag aatgctCCAGTTCCAGCATCACCAACTACTCCAAACAGCTTGTCCCCAGACCTCCCAGACACCTGCAGCAAGCAGCATCCCCTCCTCTGACGGAACCTGCAAAGCCTCCAACTCCATtctgctgtcagagctgcaaAGAGAGAACTCCTTTGAGCTGGCCTTCGCTGGCAGCAGCCAACTGCTCCAACCTCATTTCTTCGGGCTGAGCGTGTCCCCGGTGTCGTCGGCCGCTCACCTGCTGGACACTCACCTGTACAtcagcggcagcagcagcgcggCCCCGCTGGCTGcccccttctcccagcagcagagcttctcCACACCATCCCCGAGCTATGATGCTGTCACCCTGCAGCATGGGGACTGTGAGATGGAGGACCTGACTTCCAGCCAGCTGGGCAAGTTTGTGCTGGTCAAGTGA